A single genomic interval of Oryza sativa Japonica Group chromosome 7, ASM3414082v1 harbors:
- the LOC4342905 gene encoding LOW QUALITY PROTEIN: putative disease resistance RPP13-like protein 1 (The sequence of the model RefSeq protein was modified relative to this genomic sequence to represent the inferred CDS: inserted 1 base in 1 codon), whose protein sequence is MAEKLITHALRDALFQFAVKSRKLASPMLRALGRASTGPVTVGDDELAALRSMLRRVHAALRDADSLSVTDHSVRLWLAELGDLEYRAEDVFEELEYECHRAAQLEDLKIDLLRAAALATGKRKREVAQLFAAAPAARLRRKIDDIWARYEEIASDRKKLRLRPGDGAARPAVGALVPSSSLPRCQIHGRERDLQRVVEMVCQSQPDGRRNYAVVAIVGMAGVGKTSLMQHVCGEEAVASRFDLALWVWVSQEFDVVGVTAKIVEAITRSRPDCSELSALHGTMVEHLTGKRCLLVLDDVWDDNPNHWDTITAQLSFCAPGSTVVVTTRSRMVAKMVTPNVYHLGCLSDEHCWLVCQRRASHGCTTATIDDELTNIGQQIAKKCRGVPLAAEAAGTAMSTSITRKHWTHVLNSNLWADNDEAKNHVLPALKVSYDHLXPLKRCFAFCSLFPKSFVFDKDALVQLWTAQGFIDAGGEQRPEDVGTGYFYDLVARCFFQPSPSHGIDQEKFVMHDLYQELAQFVSGNECRMIQHIVSGNECRTIQQSNLNRADKTSARHLSIVNNESHPEQELSLDSFCGQDLRTFLFLSRLEQIIHGEMPLRRKIAPYGLMTDFECLRVLDLSNTDIVEVPKSIGSLIHLRYLGLDNTRIQMLPESVGALFHLQTIKLNHCSSLTQLPHGSKLLQNLRCFEIAHSNVQMPSGIRALTSLQKLPVFVVGDGSAGCGIGELDELINIRGDLHIIGLSNLDAAQAANVNLWKKEGLQKLTLEWCDILQNSDVTLRDLQPNEANRVPDCRCVPQQNDRAAQVLQCLRPNSNLEELIIKGYNGSSFPSWVGSLPLDRLASIELKDCQNCEELPPLGCLPSLKHVVIQSLPSVQLVGPEFLGDVGDIPYNNRKKAYFAFPALESLKFRDMGAWEEWSGVKDEHFPELKYLSIVRCGKLKVLPNFTSGPKQRIRNCEKLLQPLCQNIHWNLMEYIPPSSELSYTCMAEGDISILEASCSYST, encoded by the exons ATGGCTGAGAAACTCATCACCCACGCGCTGCGAGACGCACTGTTTCAGTTCGCGGTCAAGTCCAGGAAGCTGGCGTCTCCGATGTTGCGGGCGTTGGGGCGCGCGTCGACGGGGCCGGTcaccgtcggcgacgacgagctgGCGGCGCTCAGGTCCATGCTCCGCAGGGTCCACGCCGCGCTCCGCGACGCCGACAGCCTGTCCGTCACCGACCACTCCGTCCGCCTCTGGCTCGCCGAGCTCGGCGACCTCGAGTACCGCGCCGAGGACGTGTTCGAGGAGCTCGAGTACGAGTGCCACCGCGCCGCGCAGCTGGAGGACCTCAAGATCGACCTCCTGCGCGCCGCGGCGCTGGCGACGGGGAAGCGGAAGAGGGAGGTCGCGCAGCtgttcgccgccgcgccggccgcgcgcctccgccgcAAGATCGACGACATTTGGGCGAGGTACGAGGAGATCGCGTCAGATCGGAAGAAGCTCCGGCTAAggcccggcgacggcgcggcacggCCGGCGGTCGGTGCCCTCGTGCCGAGCAGCTCGCTCCCCCGTTGCCAGATCCACGGCCGGGAGCGCGACCTCCAGAGGGTCGTCGAGATGGTCTGCCAAAGCCAGCCCGACGGCAGGAGAAACTACGCCGTCGTGGCAATCGTTGGTATGGCCGGCGTTGGGAAGACGTCGCTTATGCAGCACGTctgcggcgaggaggccgtcgCGTCGCGTTTCGACCTCGCGCTCTGGGTCTGGGTGTCCCAAGAGTTCGATGTCGTCGGCGTGACGGCAAAGATCGTTGAGGCCATCACCAGGTCACGCCCCGACTGCTCCGAGCTGAGCGCGCTCCACGGAACCATGGTCGAACACCTTACGGGCAAGAGGTGCCTGCTCGTCCTCGATGACGTCTGGGATGACAACCCCAACCATTGGGACACCATCACCGCGCAGCTGAGCTTCTGCGCGCCGGGGAGCACAGTCGTCGTCACGACCAGGAGCAGGATGGTCGCCAAGATGGTTACCCCCAATGTGTACCATCTTGGCTGCTTGTCCGACGAACACTGCTGGCTCGTGTGCCAGCGACGTGCATCGCACGGGTGCACCACCGCCACCATTGATGATGAGCTTACCAACATCGGCCAGCAGATTGCAAAGAAATGCAGAGGCGTACCATTGGCAGCAGAGGCAGCAGGCACAGCCATGAGCACCTCAATCACCAGGAAGCACTGGACACATGTACTGAATAGCAACCTGTGGGCAGACAATGATGAGGCCAAGAACCATGTGCTGCCAGCACTCAAGGTGAGCTATGACCATT CGCCATTGAAACGATGCTTCGCCTTCTGCTCATTGTTCCCCAAGAGCTTCGTCTTCGACAAGGATGCGCTGGTTCAGCTCTGGACAGCGCAGGGCTTCATTGATGCCGGAGGAGAACAGAGGCCTGAAGATGTAGGCACCGGCTACTTCTATGATTTGGTAGCAAGATGCTTCTTCCAGCCATCCCCATCTCATGGAATCGATCAAGAGAAGTTTGTCATGCATGATCTATATCAGGAGCTTGCACAGTTTGTTTCAGGCAATGAATGCAGAATGATACAACATATTGTTTCAGGCAATGAATGCCGGACGATACAGCAGAGTAACCTGAACCGAGCCGACAAGACATCGGCTCGCCATTTGTCCATTGTCAACAATGAGTCCCATCCTGAGCAAGAACTATCATTGGACTCATTTTGTGGCCAAGATCTGAGAACATTCCTGTTTCTTTCAAGATTGGAACAGATCATCCATGGAGAAATGCCACTCAGAAGAAAGATTGCTCCATATGGACTGATGACAGATTTTGAATGTCTAAGGGTTCTAGATTTAAGCAACACTGACATTGTGGAGGTACCAAAGTCTATTGGAAGCCTGATACATCTGAGGTACCTTGGTCTGGATAACACTAGAATTCAGATGCTGCCGGAGTCAGTAGGTGCTCTCTTCCACTTACAGACAATCAAGCTTAACCATTGTTCCTCCCTTACTCAGTTGCCCCACGGCAGTAAGCTCCTGCAGAACTTAAGATGCTTTGAGATAGCACATTCCAATGTACAGATGCCATCTGGGATCAGAGCATTGACTAGCCTACAGAAGCTACCTGTTTTTGTCGTCGGAGATGGATCTGCTGGATGCGGAATCGGAGAGCTGGATGAGCTGATAAACATCAGAGGAGACCTGCACATTATAGGTTTAAGCAATCTTGATGCTGCACAAGCTGCCAATGTCAATCTATGGAAAAAGGAGGGACTTCAGAAGCTAACACTCGAATGGTGTGACATACTTCAGAATTCAGACGTGACATTGCGTGATCTGCAGCCAAATGAAGCAAACAGAGTACCAGATTGTCGTTGCGTGCCACAACAGAATGACAGAGCAGCTCAGGTGTTACAGTGTCTCAGACCAAATTCAAATCTGGAGGAGCTCATCATCAAAGGTTATAATGGATCATCATTCCCATCATGGGTAGGGTCTCTGCCTTTGGACAGGTTAGCTTCTATAGAACTAAAAGATTGCCAAAATTGCGAAGAACTGCCGCCACTTGGGTGCTTGCCATCCCTGAAACATGTTGTGATACAGTCACTGCCAAGTGTCCAGCTAGTTGGACCTGAATTTCTTGGCGATGTTGGAGATATCCCTTACAACAACAGGAAGAAAGCCTATTTTGCTTTTCCTGCATTGGAGTCTCTGAAGTTCAGGGATATGGGAGCCTGGGAGGAATGGTCAGGTGTCAAGGATGAACACTTCCCAGAACTTAAGTATCTCAGCATTGTTAGGTGTGGAAAGCTGAAGGTATTGCCCAACTTCACTTCAGGACCAAAGCAGAGAATCAGGAATTGTGAGAAACTACTCCAGCCTCTATGCCAG AATATACACTGGAATTTGATGGAATACATACCACCTTCAAGTGAACTGTCGTACACATGCATGGCAGAAGGTGATATTTCAATCCTAGAAGCTTCCTGTTCATACAGTACATAG